From Dethiobacter alkaliphilus AHT 1, one genomic window encodes:
- a CDS encoding LysM peptidoglycan-binding domain-containing protein, producing the protein MGLDKHPPVIPPCPTGLFLEIAPGDTLYKIAKEQGVTVEAILALNPGLDPKNLQIGTFICLPLPKEPSRKT; encoded by the coding sequence ATGGGTCTTGATAAGCACCCTCCGGTTATTCCGCCATGTCCGACGGGTCTGTTTCTGGAAATTGCCCCGGGAGATACCCTGTATAAAATTGCCAAGGAGCAGGGGGTTACTGTGGAAGCTATCTTGGCGCTAAACCCGGGATTGGATCCGAAAAACCTGCAGATTGGTACATTTATTTGCCTGCCACTGCCCAAAGAACCGAGCCGAAAAACTTGA
- a CDS encoding bifunctional ADP-dependent NAD(P)H-hydrate dehydratase/NAD(P)H-hydrate epimerase, translating into MDIVTAAQMQEIDRRAIEEYKIPGVVLMENAGLRLVEAINRLGCGPRIVVVAGKGNNGGDGFVVARHLSPHKNLTVWTTADTSEYRGDALINLNILHKLEIPCTNLRQDHALAALEAELAAADLVVDALLGTGVTREVDSFYADIIRLINKAPAPVLAVDIPSGISADTGQVLGEAVQADFTVTFALPKRGLLLFPGAGHAGRLEIADIGIPRPLLTGHGLAMLTKEQVASALPGRPANTHKGTFGSALLLAGSRGMSGAATLSARAALRGGCGLVFAATPQSVQPMVASQVAEAITMPLPENEAGRLHASALPLLRERWQSCRSLAVGPGLAEDEETLWLLAGIMAECQLPVVLDAGALNLLAKKPQLMDGRKAPVILTPHPGEAARLLDTTVSQVESHRLQAARELCTAYRSTVVLKGAHTLVATEDEVFLNVTGNSGMASAGSGDVLTGLLVSLLAQGMSTHKAACAAVYLHGLAADLAVENISKAALVAGDIIDHISLAYLQTEKIHM; encoded by the coding sequence ATGGATATTGTTACTGCAGCCCAGATGCAGGAGATTGACCGCCGGGCCATTGAGGAATACAAAATACCCGGCGTTGTGCTGATGGAGAATGCGGGGCTGCGCTTGGTGGAGGCCATTAATCGCCTGGGTTGCGGACCCAGGATAGTGGTGGTGGCCGGTAAAGGAAACAACGGCGGTGATGGTTTTGTGGTGGCCCGGCATCTGTCTCCACACAAAAACCTGACCGTGTGGACCACAGCGGACACATCAGAATATCGGGGCGACGCACTGATAAATCTTAATATCCTGCATAAACTGGAAATACCGTGTACTAATCTGCGGCAAGACCATGCTTTGGCGGCGCTGGAAGCTGAATTGGCTGCGGCAGACCTGGTGGTGGATGCTCTTTTGGGTACCGGTGTAACCCGGGAAGTGGATTCCTTTTATGCAGATATTATCCGCCTCATTAATAAAGCGCCGGCACCGGTATTGGCGGTGGACATCCCCTCCGGAATCAGTGCCGACACCGGCCAAGTGCTGGGAGAAGCGGTGCAGGCCGATTTTACCGTCACCTTTGCCCTTCCCAAGCGCGGATTACTTCTTTTTCCCGGAGCAGGACATGCCGGGCGGCTGGAAATTGCCGATATCGGCATTCCACGGCCGCTTTTGACAGGACACGGCCTGGCAATGTTGACAAAGGAGCAGGTGGCCTCTGCACTGCCGGGGCGGCCCGCTAATACCCATAAAGGTACTTTTGGTTCGGCGCTTTTATTAGCCGGCTCCCGGGGCATGTCCGGTGCAGCCACCCTTTCTGCCCGTGCAGCGCTGCGCGGCGGATGCGGCCTGGTATTTGCCGCCACGCCGCAGAGTGTGCAGCCCATGGTGGCAAGCCAGGTGGCCGAAGCTATCACAATGCCGCTGCCGGAAAATGAGGCTGGGCGGCTGCATGCATCGGCTCTGCCGCTGTTAAGAGAGAGATGGCAAAGCTGCCGGTCGTTGGCCGTTGGGCCGGGACTGGCGGAGGATGAAGAAACCCTGTGGCTTTTGGCTGGGATTATGGCTGAATGTCAGCTGCCGGTGGTGCTGGATGCCGGCGCCTTAAATCTGCTGGCCAAAAAACCACAGCTTATGGACGGGCGCAAGGCTCCTGTCATCCTTACTCCTCACCCCGGAGAGGCGGCCCGACTGCTTGACACAACCGTTTCCCAGGTTGAGTCCCACCGTTTGCAGGCAGCCCGTGAGCTTTGCACCGCTTACCGAAGCACCGTTGTTCTCAAAGGAGCCCACACGTTGGTTGCCACCGAAGATGAGGTTTTCCTTAATGTGACCGGCAACAGCGGTATGGCCTCTGCAGGCAGCGGTGATGTATTAACCGGGCTGCTGGTGTCACTTTTGGCCCAGGGGATGAGTACGCATAAAGCAGCCTGTGCTGCAGTTTATCTGCATGGCCTGGCAGCTGATTTGGCTGTGGAAAATATCAGTAAGGCGGCACTGGTTGCAGGTGACATCATTGACCATATTTCCCTGGCATATCTGCAAACAGAAAAAATACATATGTAG
- the thrB gene encoding homoserine kinase codes for MLATSVKVKVPATSANLGPGFDVLGMALDIYNTVEMSVEPSGTMMVESIGEGSRFLAKNGSKMLVDAVQKVFDTASFDPGGLRIRQHNRIPLFRGMGSSAAAIAGGMVAANLLLPNPLTAEELLMLAAKMEGHPDNVAPALFGGFVIASQNGDDVRYTRIEPPPSLKVVVAVPAFTLPTKKSRTVIPARVPLKDAVFNMGRVGLLVSALAAGDLEMLRHAMEDRLHQQYRMPLIPGLDEVFAAACNAGALASTLSGAGPAVISFVTENSEAVGEMMRRAFGRHGIDCRIIETAVGRRGALNSTVSLR; via the coding sequence ATGCTGGCTACGTCGGTAAAAGTTAAGGTGCCTGCCACTTCGGCAAACCTGGGTCCCGGTTTCGACGTTTTGGGGATGGCGCTGGATATTTATAATACGGTGGAAATGTCGGTGGAGCCTTCAGGGACAATGATGGTGGAATCCATTGGGGAAGGTTCCCGCTTCCTGGCCAAAAACGGTTCAAAAATGCTGGTGGATGCGGTGCAAAAAGTATTTGACACCGCATCCTTTGACCCCGGGGGGTTGCGGATCCGTCAGCATAACCGTATTCCTCTTTTTCGGGGTATGGGCAGCTCCGCCGCCGCCATTGCCGGCGGCATGGTTGCTGCCAATCTGCTTTTGCCTAATCCTCTGACAGCAGAGGAATTGCTGATGCTGGCGGCGAAAATGGAAGGGCATCCTGACAATGTGGCTCCCGCCCTCTTTGGTGGTTTTGTCATTGCTTCGCAGAATGGCGACGATGTCAGGTATACACGTATTGAACCGCCGCCAAGTCTGAAGGTGGTGGTGGCGGTGCCGGCTTTTACCCTGCCCACTAAAAAATCGCGCACCGTGATTCCTGCCCGGGTCCCGCTAAAAGATGCGGTGTTTAATATGGGACGGGTGGGCCTTTTGGTATCGGCTCTGGCCGCAGGAGATCTGGAAATGCTGCGCCATGCCATGGAGGACCGGTTGCATCAGCAGTACCGCATGCCTCTCATTCCCGGTTTGGATGAAGTGTTTGCTGCGGCGTGTAATGCCGGTGCCCTGGCTTCCACGTTAAGCGGAGCAGGCCCGGCGGTGATATCTTTTGTAACAGAAAATTCTGAAGCGGTGGGAGAAATGATGCGTCGGGCGTTTGGCCGCCACGGCATCGACTGCCGTATTATTGAAACAGCGGTGGGACGGCGGGGAGCCTTGAATTCCACGGTTTCACTACGTTAA
- a CDS encoding CBS domain-containing protein, with protein MLAKEIMTTNVISVSQEATINDVAAILVEHRISGVPVVDKEQRVVGMVTEGDLIHQDKKLHTPAFLEILGGVIYLENPQRVAKDLEKMTATKVVEIMTRKVFTVKEDTPIEDIATMMVERQVNRVPVVDAAGKLTGIVSRQDLVKAMV; from the coding sequence ATGTTAGCAAAAGAAATTATGACCACAAATGTTATCTCTGTAAGTCAGGAGGCCACCATCAACGACGTGGCAGCGATTTTGGTTGAACACAGAATCAGCGGTGTTCCGGTGGTGGATAAAGAGCAGCGCGTGGTGGGCATGGTGACCGAAGGAGACCTGATTCATCAGGACAAAAAGCTGCATACTCCCGCATTTCTGGAAATTCTTGGCGGTGTGATATATCTGGAAAACCCGCAACGGGTGGCCAAAGATCTGGAAAAAATGACGGCCACAAAAGTGGTGGAGATTATGACCCGTAAAGTATTTACCGTTAAAGAAGATACGCCCATTGAAGATATTGCAACCATGATGGTGGAAAGACAGGTTAATCGTGTTCCGGTGGTGGATGCCGCAGGGAAACTGACGGGAATTGTCAGCAGGCAGGACCTGGTCAAAGCCATGGTTTAG
- the nifU gene encoding Fe-S cluster assembly scaffold protein NifU, producing MYTEKVMEHFTNPRNVGEIDNADGVGEVGNMKCGDIMRIYIKVNDENVIEDVKFRTFGCGAAIATSSVVTEMVKGKTIDEALEITNKKVAEELGGLPENKMHCSNLAADALHKAIEDLKNKRNDE from the coding sequence ATGTACACGGAAAAAGTAATGGAGCATTTTACCAATCCACGCAATGTCGGGGAAATTGACAATGCAGATGGCGTGGGCGAAGTGGGGAACATGAAGTGTGGCGACATCATGCGGATATACATTAAGGTGAATGATGAGAATGTTATAGAAGATGTTAAATTCCGCACCTTTGGCTGCGGTGCCGCCATCGCCACCAGCAGTGTGGTGACCGAGATGGTAAAGGGAAAAACCATCGATGAAGCATTGGAAATTACCAACAAGAAGGTGGCAGAAGAGCTGGGCGGTCTGCCGGAAAACAAAATGCACTGTTCTAATCTGGCCGCCGATGCTCTGCACAAAGCCATTGAGGATTTAAAGAACAAACGCAATGACGAATAA
- a CDS encoding DUF4367 domain-containing protein, protein MTAERLPEQVEEALGKAESYYAELEATVYSTEGEQYYRIKQWMEAPANWRVEVTSTTGTQVFICDGTQIYVYQPGIEDHYRLDADLAAEVSPPFFLAGYLNRLLEAEEYSFEGQQEKDGQKYYVASFKGDRDDELVRLWLDRRSRFPVIVETFINDQLLSRVKCTTLQLNDKISPDLFQFSAQDQWELESHCLVEPMSLDEAQDSWPYPVYTPGYVPEGSFLFLISQSEENQIPQLLFIYKGDYHFTVVQSPSTEKQPHLSEATQEVVINGITGYYHPNTSDELATLWWSNETISFVLSGSLPQEEMLQVAESMQTD, encoded by the coding sequence ATGACTGCAGAGCGCCTGCCTGAGCAGGTGGAAGAGGCCTTAGGCAAAGCAGAAAGTTATTACGCCGAGCTGGAGGCCACGGTGTACAGCACCGAAGGTGAACAGTATTACCGGATAAAGCAGTGGATGGAGGCTCCGGCAAACTGGCGTGTGGAGGTAACTTCAACAACGGGAACCCAGGTGTTTATCTGCGACGGTACACAAATTTATGTCTATCAGCCCGGTATTGAAGACCATTACCGCCTGGATGCCGACTTGGCCGCCGAAGTATCTCCACCTTTCTTTCTGGCCGGCTATTTGAACCGACTGCTGGAGGCAGAGGAATACTCCTTTGAAGGACAGCAGGAAAAGGACGGTCAAAAATATTATGTGGCGTCTTTTAAAGGAGACCGGGATGATGAACTGGTGCGGCTCTGGTTAGACCGGCGAAGCCGGTTCCCCGTAATAGTGGAGACATTTATTAATGACCAATTATTAAGCAGGGTTAAATGTACAACTTTGCAGTTAAATGACAAAATCTCACCGGATTTATTTCAGTTTAGTGCGCAAGACCAGTGGGAATTGGAATCACATTGTCTGGTAGAGCCTATGTCGCTGGATGAGGCGCAGGACTCATGGCCTTATCCTGTGTATACTCCGGGTTATGTACCTGAGGGCAGTTTTCTGTTTCTGATTTCCCAGAGCGAAGAAAACCAGATACCGCAATTGCTGTTTATTTATAAAGGTGATTATCATTTTACGGTGGTGCAGTCTCCTTCCACAGAAAAACAGCCGCACCTCTCGGAAGCTACACAGGAAGTTGTAATTAACGGAATCACCGGCTATTATCATCCCAATACTTCCGATGAACTGGCTACTCTTTGGTGGTCCAATGAAACCATAAGTTTTGTGCTTTCCGGAAGCCTGCCGCAGGAAGAAATGCTTCAGGTGGCAGAATCAATGCAGACCGACTAA
- a CDS encoding ACT domain-containing protein, producing the protein MKDTEHKFYLVRENVLPQVLKKTAEAKEMLKKGQAKTANDAISAVGISRAAFYKYRDYIFPFREASHGKILTISLILEHTAGVLSEVLKTIALAHGNVLTINQGIPLQGVANASISFETAELKDDVDQLLADLSRIPGVQKLELIGQN; encoded by the coding sequence ATGAAAGACACGGAGCATAAATTCTATCTTGTTAGGGAGAACGTGCTGCCACAGGTCCTGAAAAAGACGGCAGAGGCCAAAGAAATGCTGAAAAAAGGCCAGGCAAAGACGGCCAATGATGCTATTTCCGCAGTGGGTATCAGCCGCGCCGCTTTTTATAAGTACCGGGACTATATTTTTCCCTTTCGGGAAGCCAGTCACGGTAAGATTCTCACCATTTCACTGATACTTGAACACACCGCCGGTGTGCTCTCTGAAGTATTGAAAACCATTGCCCTGGCCCACGGTAATGTACTGACCATTAATCAGGGAATCCCGCTGCAGGGCGTTGCCAATGCCTCCATTTCTTTTGAAACAGCGGAGTTAAAAGATGATGTCGATCAATTGCTGGCAGACCTGTCCCGCATTCCCGGCGTGCAAAAGCTGGAACTAATCGGACAGAACTAA
- a CDS encoding YlbF family regulator gives MKPLELAEQLGEAILDSDEYKDFTRAKEAMEASDEAQDLVNTFSDKQQALRDTQLGGKKVSQEQVDELREHQRTMLENPEIKAYLEAKKEVEGLLAAVNGTISRVTGMEAGGHSHSHGGGGGGGCSGGCC, from the coding sequence ATGAAGCCTTTGGAGTTAGCTGAACAGCTGGGTGAGGCCATTTTGGACTCCGATGAATACAAAGATTTTACCCGGGCCAAGGAAGCCATGGAAGCCAGTGATGAAGCACAGGATTTGGTAAACACTTTCTCCGATAAGCAGCAGGCCTTACGCGATACCCAACTGGGTGGAAAAAAAGTCTCTCAGGAGCAAGTTGACGAGCTTCGTGAACATCAGCGCACCATGCTGGAAAATCCTGAAATTAAGGCCTACCTGGAAGCAAAGAAAGAAGTGGAAGGCCTGTTGGCAGCCGTAAACGGAACCATCTCCCGTGTGACCGGAATGGAAGCCGGAGGCCATAGCCATAGCCATGGTGGCGGTGGTGGCGGCGGCTGTTCAGGTGGTTGCTGCTAG
- a CDS encoding homoserine dehydrogenase: MTKKDVLQIGMIGLGTVGTGVLRILEKNGEEIRHKLGVGLEVKRIAVRDPHKPREIEVDPSLIVDHPDHVVNDPDIDIVVEVMGGVDLARQAIARALENGKFVVTANKDLMAQHGLELLAIAKNQNRNIFYEASVAGGIPLIRPLKNSLAANHIEKVMGIVNGTTNYILTQMSCEGKEFSEALAEAQEKGFAEADPASDIEGLDASYKLAIIAALSFSSKIDMKDIFVEGITNVKLRDIRYAQELGYAIKLLAIGEETEEGLQLRVHPTLIPADHPLAAVANEFNAIFLEGDAVGEVMFYGPGAGSLPTGSAVCADIMDAARCLQHEVENGIVEATFGTKKVVPMEKQQSRFYLRLKAKDEPGVFASLATAFGETKVSLDMIIQKRSDAETAEIVLVTHGVSEGNFQKALDTIEAMPAIRSINAILRVIE, translated from the coding sequence GTGACGAAAAAAGACGTACTGCAAATTGGTATGATTGGGTTAGGAACTGTAGGAACCGGAGTCCTGCGCATTCTGGAAAAGAACGGCGAGGAAATTCGGCACAAGCTGGGCGTAGGCCTGGAAGTAAAGCGGATTGCGGTGCGCGACCCGCATAAACCCCGTGAGATAGAGGTTGATCCTTCCCTGATTGTAGATCATCCCGACCATGTGGTAAATGACCCGGACATTGATATTGTGGTGGAAGTGATGGGAGGCGTGGACCTGGCCCGTCAGGCCATTGCCCGGGCTTTGGAAAACGGCAAATTTGTGGTAACCGCCAATAAAGATCTGATGGCGCAACACGGTTTGGAACTGCTGGCCATTGCCAAAAACCAGAACCGAAATATCTTTTATGAGGCCAGCGTGGCCGGGGGTATCCCTTTAATCCGGCCGCTGAAAAACTCCCTGGCTGCCAACCATATTGAGAAGGTAATGGGGATTGTTAACGGGACAACCAATTATATTCTGACGCAAATGTCCTGCGAAGGGAAGGAGTTTTCGGAAGCGTTGGCTGAAGCACAGGAAAAAGGCTTTGCCGAGGCTGATCCTGCTTCCGACATTGAAGGGCTGGATGCTTCCTATAAACTGGCCATTATTGCGGCCCTGTCCTTCTCCAGTAAAATTGATATGAAAGACATTTTTGTTGAGGGTATCACCAACGTTAAGCTGCGGGATATCCGTTATGCCCAGGAGCTGGGCTATGCCATTAAGCTTCTGGCCATCGGGGAAGAGACGGAGGAAGGGCTGCAGCTGCGTGTCCATCCCACCCTGATTCCTGCCGACCATCCGTTGGCGGCGGTGGCCAATGAATTTAACGCCATTTTCCTGGAAGGGGATGCGGTGGGCGAAGTTATGTTTTATGGGCCCGGTGCCGGTTCCCTGCCCACCGGCAGCGCCGTCTGTGCCGATATTATGGATGCGGCCCGTTGTCTGCAACACGAAGTGGAAAACGGCATTGTGGAGGCCACCTTCGGCACAAAGAAAGTGGTACCCATGGAGAAGCAGCAGTCACGGTTTTATCTGCGCCTGAAGGCCAAGGATGAACCCGGCGTCTTTGCCAGCCTGGCCACAGCCTTTGGCGAAACAAAGGTGAGCTTGGATATGATTATTCAAAAACGCAGTGACGCAGAAACGGCAGAAATTGTGTTGGTGACCCACGGGGTGTCCGAAGGCAATTTCCAAAAAGCACTGGATACAATAGAGGCTATGCCGGCGATTCGCAGCATAAACGCTATTTTGCGGGTAATAGAGTAG